One genomic region from Carcharodon carcharias isolate sCarCar2 chromosome 12, sCarCar2.pri, whole genome shotgun sequence encodes:
- the LOC121284950 gene encoding gamma-crystallin S-1-like isoform X1, whose protein sequence is MKIGRIIFYEDRNFQGRYYECSSDCADLSSYFSRCNSIRVMSDWWVLYERPDYMGYQYVLSRGEYPDYQRWMGFNDSIGSCRSYPYYRGGNYRMRIYERPDFGGQMMEFMDDCPSVYDRFRHRDIHSCQVMDGYWIFYEHPNYRGRQYFMRPGEYRRYGDWGGYNSTIGSFRRMRDF, encoded by the exons ATCATCTTTTACGAGGACAGGAACTTCCAAGGTCGGTACTATGAGTGCAGTAGTGACTGTGCTGACCTGTCATCTTACTTCAGCCGCTGTAACTCCATCCGTGTCATGAGTGACTGGTGGGTGTTGTATGAGAGACCCGATTACATGGGATACCAGTATGTTCTGAGCAGGGGAGAATATCCTGACTACCAGCGCTGGATGGGATTCAATGACAGCATTGGCTCATGTCGCTCCTACCCATAT TACCGAGGTGGAAACTACAGAATGAGGATTTACGAGAGACCTGACTTTGGAGGACAGATGATGGAATTCATGGATGACTGTCCATCTGTCTATGATCGTTTCCGTCACCGTGACATTCACTCCTGCCAAGTGATGGACGGTTACTGGATTTTCTATGAACATCCCAACTACAGAGGCCGACAGTACTTCATGAGACCCGGTGAATATAGGAGATACGGTGACTGGGGCGGTTACAACTCAACTATCGGAtctttcagaagaatgagagatttCTAG
- the LOC121284950 gene encoding gamma-crystallin S-1-like isoform X2, producing MKIGRIIFYEDRNFQGRYYECSSDCADLSSYFSRCNSIRVMSDWWVLYERPDYMGYQYVLSRGEYPDYQRWMGFNDSIGSCRSYPYVSGNYRMRIYERPDFGGQMMEFMDDCPSVYDRFRHRDIHSCQVMDGYWIFYEHPNYRGRQYFMRPGEYRRYGDWGGYNSTIGSFRRMRDF from the exons ATCATCTTTTACGAGGACAGGAACTTCCAAGGTCGGTACTATGAGTGCAGTAGTGACTGTGCTGACCTGTCATCTTACTTCAGCCGCTGTAACTCCATCCGTGTCATGAGTGACTGGTGGGTGTTGTATGAGAGACCCGATTACATGGGATACCAGTATGTTCTGAGCAGGGGAGAATATCCTGACTACCAGCGCTGGATGGGATTCAATGACAGCATTGGCTCATGTCGCTCCTACCCATATGTAA GTGGAAACTACAGAATGAGGATTTACGAGAGACCTGACTTTGGAGGACAGATGATGGAATTCATGGATGACTGTCCATCTGTCTATGATCGTTTCCGTCACCGTGACATTCACTCCTGCCAAGTGATGGACGGTTACTGGATTTTCTATGAACATCCCAACTACAGAGGCCGACAGTACTTCATGAGACCCGGTGAATATAGGAGATACGGTGACTGGGGCGGTTACAACTCAACTATCGGAtctttcagaagaatgagagatttCTAG